Proteins from one Panthera leo isolate Ple1 chromosome D1, P.leo_Ple1_pat1.1, whole genome shotgun sequence genomic window:
- the RAPSN gene encoding 43 kDa receptor-associated protein of the synapse, whose product MGQDQTKQQIEKGLQLYQSNQTEKALHVWMKVLEKSADLVGRFRVLGCLVTAHSEMGRYKEMLKFAVVQIDTARELEDADLLLESYLNLARSNEKLCEFHKTVSYCKTCLGLPGTRAGAQLGGQVSLSMGNAFLGLSLFQKALESFEKALRYAHNNDDAMLECRVCCSLGSFYAQVKDYEKALFFPCKAAELVNDYGKGWSLKYRAMSQYHMAVAYRLLGHLGSAMECCEESMKIALQHGDRPLQALCLLCFADIHRSRGDLETAFPRYDSAMSIMTEIGNRLGQVQVLLGVAKCWIARKALDKALDAIEKAQDLAEEVGNKLSQLKLHCLSESIYRSKGLQRELRAHVVRFHECVEETELYCGLCGESIGERNSRLQALPCSHIFHLRCLQNNGTRSCPNCRRSSVKPGFV is encoded by the exons ATGGGGCAGGACCAGACGAAGCAGCAGATCGAGAAGGGGCTCCAGTTGTACCAGTCCAACCAGACAGAGAAGGCGCTGCACGTGTGGATGAAGGTGCTGGAGAAGAGCGCGGACCTCGTGGGGCGCTTCCGCGTGCTGGGCTGCCTGGTCACGGCGCACTCGGAGATGGGCCGCTACAAGGAGATGCTGAAG TTCGCTGTGGTGCAGATCGACACCGCTCGGGAGCTGGAGGATGCTGACCTCCTTCTGGAGAGCTACCTGAACCTGGCGCGCAGCAACGAGAAGCTGTGTGAGTTTCACAAGACCGTCTCCTATTGCAAGACCTGCCTTGGCCTGCCTGGCACCAGGGCAGGCGCCCAGCTCGGAGGCCAGGTCAGCCTGAGCATGGGCAatgcctttctgggcctcagcctcTTCCAGAAGGCCCTGGAGAGCTTCGAGAAGGCCCTGCGCTATGCCCACAACAACGATGATGCCATGCTCGAGTGCCGTGTCTGCTGCAGCCTGGGCAGCTTCTATGCCCAGGTCAAG GACTACGAGAAAGCCCTGTTCTTCCCCTGCAAGGCCGCAGAGCTCGTTAACGACTACGGCAAAGGCTGGAGCCTCAAGTACCGGGCCATGAGCCAGTACCACATGGCCGTGGCATATCGCCTGCTGGGCCACCTGGGTAGCGCCATGGAGTGTTGtgag GAGTCTATGAAGATTGCACTGCAGCATGGGGACCGGCCACTACAGGCACTCTGCCTGCTCTGCTTTGCTGACATCCACCGGAGCCGTGGGGACCTGGAG ACAGCCTTCCCCAGGTACGACTCCGCCATGAGCATCATGACTGAGATTGGAAACCGCCTGGGGCAGGTGCAGGTGCTGCTGGGCGTGGCCAAATGCTGGATAGCCAGGAAGGCACTGGACAAG GCTCTGGATGCCATCGAGAAAGCCCAGGACCTGGCCGAGGAAGTGGGGAACAAG CTGAGCCAACTCAAGCTGCACTGCCTGAGCGAGAGCATCTATCGCAGCAAGGGGCTGCAGAGGGAGCTGCGTGCGCACGTAGTGCGCTTCCATGAGTGCGTGGAGGAGACGGAGCTCTACTGCGGCCTGTGCGGCGAGTCCATAGGCGAGAGGAACAGCCGGCTGcaggccctgccctgctcccacaTCTTCCATCTCAG GTGCCTGCAGAACAATGGGACACGCAGCTGCCCTAACTGCCGCCGCTCATCCGTGAAGCCTGGCTTTGTGTGA
- the PSMC3 gene encoding 26S proteasome regulatory subunit 6A — translation MNLLPELESPVTRQEKMATVWDEAEQDGIGEEVLKMSTEEIIQRTRLLDSEIKIMKSEVLRVTHELQAMKDKIKENSEKIKVNKTLPYLVSNVIELLDVDPNDQEEDGANIDLDSQRKGKCAVIKTSTRQTYFLPVIGLVDAEKLKPGDLVGVNKDSYLILETLPTEYDSRVKAMEVDERPTEQYSDIGGLDKQIQELVEAIVLPMNHKEKFENLGIQPPKGVLMYGPPGTGKTLLARACAAQTKATFLKLAGPQLVQMFIGDGAKLVRDAFALAKEKAPSIIFIDELDAIGTKRFDSEKAGDREVQRTMLELLNQLDGFQPNTQVKVIAATNRVDILDPALLRSGRLDRKIEFPMPNEEARARIMQIHSRKMNVSPDVNYEELARCTDDFNGAQCKAVCVEAGMIALRRGATELTHEDYMEGILEVQAKKKANLQYYA, via the exons ATGAATCTGCTGCCGGAACTGGAGAGTCCAGTGACTCGGCAGGAGAAGATGGCTACCGTGTGGGATGAAGCTGAG caagaTGGAATCGGGGAGGAGGTGCTCAAGATGTCCACAGAAGAGATTATCCAGCGCACACGGCTGCTGGACAGTGAGATCAAG ATCATGAAGAGTGAAGTATTGCGAGTGACCCACGAACTCCAGGCCATGAAGGACAAGATCAAAGAGAACAGTGAGAAAATCAAAGTGAACAAGACCCTGCCGTACCTTGTCTCCAACGTCATcgag CTTCTAGATGTTGATCCCAATGACCAAGAGGAGGATGGTGCCAATATTGACCTGGATTCCCAGAGGAAGGGTAAATGTGCAGTGATCAAAACCTCTACCCGACAG ACATACTTCCTGCCTGTGATTGGGTTGGTGGATGCTGAAAAGCTAAAGCCTGGAGACTTGGTG GGTGTGAACAAAGACTCCTATCTGATCCTGGAGACCCTGCCTACAGAGTATGACTCACGGGTGAAAGCCATGGAGGTggatgagaggcccacagaacAATACAGTGACATTGGGGGCCTGGACAAGCAGATTCAGGAG CTGGTGGAGGCCATTGTCCTGCCAATGAACCACAAGGAGAAGTTTGAGAACTTGGGGATCCAGCCTCCAAAAGGGGTGTTGATGTATGGACCTCCAGGTACGGGGAAGACCCTGCTGGCCCGGGCCTGTGCTGCACAGACCAAG GCTACCTTCCTGAAGCTGGCTGGCCCACAGCTGGTGCAGATGTTCATTGGGGATGGTGCCAAGCTGGTCCGCGATGCCTTTGCCCTGGCTAAGGAGAAAGCTCCATCCATTATCTTCATTGATGAGCTGGATGCCATCGGCACTAAGCG CTTTGACAGTGAGAAGGCTGGAGACCGGGAGGTACAAAGGACAATGTTGGAGCTTCTGAACCAACTGGACGGGTTCCAGCCCAACACTCAAGTAAAG GTAATTGCAGCCACCAACAGGGTGGACATCTTGGACCCCGCACTTCTCCGCTCAGGCCGTCTGGACCGAAAGATTGAATTCCCGATGCCCAACGAGGAGGCCCGGGCCAGAATCATGCAGATCCACTCCCGCAAGATGAACGTCAG TCCTGACGTGAACTATGAGGAGCTGGCCCGCTGTACGGATGACTTCAATGGGGCCCAGTGCAAGGCCGTGTGTGTGGAGGCG GGCATGATCGCGCTGCGCAGGGGCGCCACAGAGCTCACCCATGAGGACTACATGGAGGGCATCCTGGAAGTGCAGGCCAAGAAGAAAGCCAACCTGCAGTACTACGCCTAG